One part of the Streptomyces ferrugineus genome encodes these proteins:
- a CDS encoding VanW family protein, whose translation MRLRVPTAPARRITALPPLALAGGALAVGFGGLYLTGLLVAGGDIEDGTTVRGVDIGGLSRAEAVRKLEDRLGPASTRDLTVTVGDRKGKVDPRQVGITFDYEKTVDRAGRTDSADPFTAIGGLFSSGGPVEPAVSVDEDTARAGLKKLARSLDQRVREGAVDFEDGQVRPIAPVNGHALDTDAAVAPLSAAFLEGDRDTVTALPTRETKPKVTERELRRAVREFAEPAMSAPVTLTAADRRFTIEQPVLGEYLTMRPDGAGRLTPRLDAEGLRADPEVARPLSALPARARNAELRLVGNRVAVAEDGRAGHVVTDKALGKAVLPLLTQRGAARSGQIATLVAEPQVTRANVQRLGLREQMSSFTVNFEPAPYRSKNIGRAVELINGSVVMPDKTWSFNRTVGERTAANGFVEGVIILNDEFTKAQGGGVSAVATTVFNAMFFAGVKPVEYGAHSFYIERYPEGREATVAWGSLDLKFKNDSGNTIYIQAHSTDSSVTITFLGTRKYDDIGALKGPRTNVKQPERKVNTDKRCVPQTPLEGFDVTVQRVFVKDGDEVRREPFRTHYTPRDQIVCESPR comes from the coding sequence ATGCGCCTCCGCGTCCCCACCGCTCCAGCTCGCCGAATCACCGCACTTCCGCCCCTCGCCCTGGCCGGCGGCGCCCTCGCCGTCGGCTTCGGCGGTCTGTATCTCACCGGCCTGCTGGTCGCGGGCGGGGACATAGAGGACGGCACGACGGTGCGGGGCGTGGACATCGGGGGCCTGAGCCGCGCGGAGGCCGTCCGGAAGCTGGAGGACCGGCTGGGACCGGCGAGCACCCGCGACCTGACGGTGACGGTCGGTGACCGCAAGGGGAAGGTCGATCCGCGGCAGGTCGGCATCACCTTCGACTACGAGAAGACGGTGGACCGGGCCGGCCGCACCGACAGCGCCGATCCCTTCACCGCGATCGGCGGGCTCTTCAGCTCGGGCGGTCCGGTCGAGCCGGCCGTGAGCGTGGACGAGGACACGGCCCGGGCGGGCCTGAAGAAGCTGGCCCGGTCACTGGACCAGAGAGTCCGCGAGGGAGCCGTCGACTTCGAGGACGGCCAGGTCCGCCCGATCGCCCCGGTGAACGGCCACGCACTCGACACGGACGCTGCGGTCGCCCCCCTGAGCGCCGCCTTCCTCGAAGGCGACCGCGACACCGTGACGGCCCTGCCCACCCGCGAGACCAAGCCGAAGGTCACCGAGCGTGAGCTGCGGCGGGCGGTGCGCGAGTTCGCGGAGCCGGCCATGTCGGCGCCGGTCACCCTCACCGCGGCCGACCGGCGCTTCACCATCGAGCAGCCCGTGCTGGGCGAGTACCTGACGATGCGCCCGGACGGCGCCGGCCGGCTCACCCCGAGGCTGGACGCCGAGGGCCTGCGCGCCGACCCCGAGGTGGCCCGCCCGCTGTCCGCGCTGCCCGCCAGGGCCCGCAACGCCGAGCTGCGCCTGGTCGGCAACCGGGTCGCGGTGGCCGAGGACGGCCGGGCCGGCCATGTGGTGACCGACAAGGCGCTGGGCAAGGCCGTACTGCCGCTGCTCACCCAGCGGGGCGCCGCCCGCAGCGGCCAGATCGCCACGCTCGTGGCCGAGCCGCAGGTGACCCGCGCGAACGTCCAACGGCTGGGCCTGCGGGAGCAGATGTCGTCCTTCACGGTCAACTTCGAGCCGGCGCCGTACCGTTCGAAGAACATCGGCCGCGCGGTGGAGCTGATCAACGGCTCCGTCGTGATGCCGGACAAGACGTGGAGCTTCAACAGGACCGTCGGCGAACGCACCGCGGCCAACGGCTTCGTCGAGGGTGTGATCATCCTCAACGACGAGTTCACCAAGGCACAGGGCGGCGGGGTCTCCGCCGTCGCCACCACCGTCTTCAACGCGATGTTCTTCGCCGGCGTCAAGCCCGTGGAGTACGGCGCCCACTCCTTCTACATCGAGCGCTACCCGGAGGGCCGCGAGGCGACGGTCGCCTGGGGCAGCCTGGACCTGAAGTTCAAGAACGACTCCGGCAACACCATCTACATCCAGGCCCACTCCACCGACTCCTCGGTCACCATCACCTTCCTCGGCACCCGCAAGTACGACGACATCGGCGCGCTCAAGGGCCCCCGCACCAACGTGAAGCAGCCGGAGCGGAAGGTGAACACCGACAAGCGGTGCGTCCCGCAGACTCCGCTGGAGGGCTTCGACGTGACCGTGCAGCGGGTCTTCGTCAAGGACGGCGACGAGGTACGACGGGAGCCGTTCCGCACGCACTACACACCGCGGGACCAGATCGTGTGCGAGTCGCCTCGCTGA
- a CDS encoding tripartite tricarboxylate transporter permease — MDNLNNLMQGFADVMDPMNLLLALIGVLVGTAVGVLPGIGPAMTVALLLPITYGMEPVQAFIMFAGIFYGGMYGGSTTSILLNTPGESSSVVTAIEGNKMAKAGRAAQALATAAIGSFVAGTIGTLLLVLVTPFVVDFAVSLGAPDYFALMLLAFIAVTSVLGSSRIRGFISLLLGLTIGLVGIDSVSGQQRLTLGIPQLADGIDVVVVAVGIFAVGEALWVAAHLRRRPAEVIPVGRPWMGRSDWKRSWMPWLRGTAYGFPFGALPAGGAEIPTFLSYATEKRLTKHPEEFGKGAIEGVAGPEAANNASAAGTLVPMLAIGLPTNATAAVMLAAFQSYGIQPGPLLFEREASLVWVLIASLFIGNLLLLLLNLPLAPAWAKLLQIPRPYLYAGILFFASMGAYAVNAQPLDLFLLLSLGLLGFAMRRFGLPVLPLIVGVILGPRAELQGRRSLQLSGGELSGLLGGPVSYTVYTVVALVLVWPLIRRFVVSPLRARNAA; from the coding sequence ATGGACAACCTGAACAACCTCATGCAGGGCTTCGCGGACGTCATGGACCCGATGAACCTGCTGCTCGCCCTGATCGGTGTCCTCGTCGGCACCGCGGTGGGCGTCCTGCCGGGCATCGGCCCGGCGATGACGGTGGCGCTGCTGCTGCCGATCACGTACGGCATGGAGCCGGTGCAGGCGTTCATCATGTTCGCCGGCATCTTCTACGGCGGCATGTACGGCGGCTCCACGACGTCGATCCTGCTGAACACCCCCGGCGAGTCCTCGTCCGTGGTCACCGCCATCGAGGGCAACAAGATGGCGAAGGCGGGCCGCGCGGCCCAGGCCCTGGCCACGGCCGCCATCGGCTCCTTCGTCGCGGGCACCATCGGCACGCTGCTGCTGGTCCTGGTCACGCCGTTCGTGGTGGACTTCGCGGTCAGCCTGGGCGCGCCGGACTACTTCGCGCTGATGCTGCTGGCGTTCATCGCGGTGACGTCGGTGCTGGGCTCGTCCCGCATCCGGGGCTTCATATCGCTGCTCCTGGGCCTGACGATCGGCCTGGTCGGCATCGACTCGGTGTCCGGCCAGCAGCGGCTCACCCTGGGCATACCGCAGCTCGCCGACGGCATCGACGTCGTCGTGGTCGCGGTCGGCATCTTCGCCGTCGGCGAGGCGCTGTGGGTGGCCGCGCATCTGCGCCGCCGACCGGCCGAGGTGATCCCGGTGGGCCGCCCGTGGATGGGCCGGAGCGACTGGAAGCGGTCCTGGATGCCCTGGCTGCGCGGAACGGCGTACGGCTTCCCGTTCGGCGCGCTGCCGGCCGGTGGCGCGGAGATCCCGACGTTCCTGTCGTACGCGACGGAGAAGCGGCTGACCAAGCACCCCGAGGAGTTCGGCAAGGGCGCGATCGAGGGTGTGGCGGGCCCGGAGGCCGCGAACAACGCGTCGGCGGCGGGCACCCTGGTGCCGATGCTGGCGATCGGCCTCCCGACCAACGCCACGGCGGCCGTGATGCTGGCGGCCTTCCAGTCGTACGGCATCCAGCCGGGTCCCCTGCTCTTCGAGCGCGAGGCGAGCCTGGTCTGGGTCCTGATCGCCAGCCTGTTCATCGGCAACCTGCTGCTGTTGCTGCTGAACCTCCCGCTGGCCCCGGCGTGGGCGAAGCTGCTGCAGATCCCGCGCCCGTACCTCTACGCGGGGATCCTGTTCTTCGCGTCGATGGGCGCCTACGCCGTCAACGCCCAGCCCCTGGACCTGTTCCTGCTGCTCAGCCTGGGCCTGCTCGGCTTCGCCATGCGGCGCTTCGGGCTGCCGGTCCTGCCGCTGATCGTCGGCGTGATCCTGGGCCCGCGCGCGGAGCTGCAGGGCCGGCGCTCCCTCCAGCTGTCCGGCGGTGAGCTGTCGGGGCTGCTGGGCGGGCCGGTGTCGTACACGGTCTACACGGTGGTCGCGCTGGTCCTGGTGTGGCCGCTGATCCGTCGCTTCGTCGTAAGTCCTCTGCGCGCGCGAAACGCCGCCTGA
- a CDS encoding Bug family tripartite tricarboxylate transporter substrate binding protein, whose translation MRTRRAALVGALAAASMLAVSACGATADKEESGSGSGSSKPATGLRLMVPNTPGSGYDLTARTVSQVMQDTKAASGVQVFNLPGASGTVGLQRLVNEKGNGKMAMQMGLGVVGASYTQKSKATLTDTTPLARLIEEAGAIVVPKDSPYKSMDDLVTAWKKNPKKFAVGGGSSPGGPDHLLPMQLAKAVGIKPTDVNYVSYDGGGELLPAILGNKIAFGASGFGEFLDQVEAGQVRVLAVSSEKPIEALKDVPTLKDEGIDLVFTNWRGIVAPPGITDEQKQTWVDTLTKMHDSDAWKAQLEKNGWVDAFATGDEFGTYMTEQDKAVADLLAELGLA comes from the coding sequence ATGAGAACTCGACGAGCCGCACTTGTCGGAGCTCTTGCAGCCGCGTCCATGCTCGCGGTCAGCGCCTGCGGTGCCACCGCCGACAAGGAGGAGTCCGGGAGCGGAAGCGGGTCCTCGAAGCCCGCCACCGGCCTGAGACTCATGGTCCCCAACACCCCGGGCAGCGGTTACGACCTCACCGCCCGCACCGTCTCCCAGGTCATGCAGGACACCAAGGCCGCCTCCGGCGTCCAGGTCTTCAACCTGCCCGGCGCGAGCGGCACGGTCGGCCTGCAGCGCCTGGTCAACGAAAAGGGCAACGGCAAGATGGCCATGCAGATGGGCCTGGGCGTCGTCGGAGCCTCGTACACGCAGAAGTCCAAGGCGACGCTGACCGACACCACGCCGCTCGCCAGGCTGATCGAGGAGGCCGGCGCGATCGTCGTGCCGAAGGACTCCCCGTACAAGTCGATGGACGACCTCGTCACCGCGTGGAAGAAGAACCCGAAGAAGTTCGCGGTGGGCGGCGGCTCGTCGCCGGGCGGCCCCGACCACCTGCTGCCGATGCAGCTGGCGAAGGCGGTCGGCATCAAGCCGACGGACGTCAACTACGTCTCCTACGACGGCGGCGGCGAGCTGCTCCCGGCCATCCTCGGCAACAAGATCGCCTTCGGTGCCAGCGGCTTCGGTGAGTTCCTCGACCAGGTCGAGGCGGGCCAGGTGCGCGTCCTCGCGGTCAGCAGCGAGAAGCCGATCGAGGCGCTGAAGGACGTGCCCACCCTCAAGGACGAGGGCATCGACCTGGTCTTCACCAACTGGCGCGGCATCGTCGCCCCTCCCGGCATCACCGACGAGCAGAAGCAGACCTGGGTCGACACGCTGACCAAGATGCACGACTCGGACGCGTGGAAGGCGCAGCTGGAGAAGAACGGCTGGGTCGACGCCTTCGCCACCGGTGACGAGTTCGGCACCTACATGACCGAGCAGGACAAGGCGGTCGCCGACCTGCTGGCCGAGCTCGGGCTGGCATGA
- a CDS encoding DUF475 domain-containing protein: MVLRTFGWSFAVTAAGLAFAAWQWGWEAFGIVLILSILEISLSFDNAVVNAGILKKMNAFWQRVFLTLGILIAVFGMRLVFPVVIVAISAKVGPVEAVQLALDDPGRYQDLVTDAHPAIAAFGGMFLLMIFLDFILEDRDIKWLGWLERPLAKLGKIDMLAVCLALIALLATAMTFATHAHVSTGHADKTATVLLSGVAGLITYLVVGGLSGYFEDKLEEEEEHEHEEEEKARAEGKPVSAVALAGKAAFFLFLYLEVLDASFSFDGVIGAFAITNHIFWMALGLGIGAMYVRSLTVYLVRQGTLDDYVYLEHGAHYAIGALASILLITIQHQISEIITGLIGVVLIAASFLASVRRNRALAASGASGAEEVTAEEKATAQA; the protein is encoded by the coding sequence ATGGTGCTGCGTACCTTCGGCTGGTCGTTCGCCGTCACCGCGGCCGGCCTGGCCTTCGCCGCGTGGCAGTGGGGCTGGGAGGCCTTCGGGATCGTGCTGATCCTCTCCATCCTGGAGATCTCCCTGTCCTTCGACAACGCGGTCGTCAACGCCGGGATCCTGAAGAAGATGAACGCCTTCTGGCAGCGCGTCTTCCTCACCCTGGGCATCCTGATCGCGGTGTTCGGCATGCGGCTGGTGTTCCCGGTCGTGATCGTCGCCATCAGCGCCAAGGTCGGCCCCGTCGAGGCCGTCCAGCTCGCCCTCGACGACCCCGGCCGCTACCAGGACCTCGTCACCGACGCCCACCCCGCGATCGCGGCCTTCGGCGGCATGTTCCTGCTGATGATCTTCCTGGACTTCATCCTGGAGGACCGCGACATCAAGTGGCTGGGGTGGCTGGAGCGCCCGCTGGCCAAGCTCGGCAAGATCGACATGCTGGCGGTCTGCCTCGCGCTCATCGCCCTGCTGGCGACGGCGATGACCTTCGCGACCCACGCCCACGTCAGCACCGGCCACGCCGACAAGACCGCCACCGTCCTGCTCTCCGGGGTCGCCGGTCTGATCACCTACCTCGTGGTCGGCGGCCTGTCCGGCTACTTCGAGGACAAGCTGGAAGAAGAGGAGGAGCACGAGCACGAGGAGGAGGAGAAGGCCCGGGCCGAGGGCAAACCGGTCTCGGCGGTGGCCCTCGCCGGGAAGGCCGCGTTCTTCCTCTTCCTCTACCTGGAGGTCCTGGACGCGTCCTTCTCCTTCGACGGCGTGATCGGCGCCTTCGCCATCACCAACCACATCTTCTGGATGGCGCTCGGCCTGGGCATCGGCGCGATGTACGTCCGCTCGCTCACGGTCTACCTGGTCCGCCAGGGCACCCTCGACGACTACGTCTACCTGGAACACGGCGCCCACTACGCCATCGGCGCCCTCGCCTCGATCCTGCTGATCACCATCCAGCACCAGATCAGCGAGATCATCACCGGCCTGATCGGCGTCGTCCTGATCGCCGCGTCCTTCCTCGCCTCCGTCCGCCGCAACAGGGCGCTGGCGGCGTCCGGGGCTTCCGGCGCCGAGGAGGTGACAGCGGAGGAGAAGGCTACGGCGCAGGCGTGA
- a CDS encoding erythromycin esterase family protein: MPDTHRSRIRDEAVPLTGPDSLDPLLDRIGDAHYVLLGEASHGTADYHQVRDLLTRRLIEEKGFSFVAVEGDWPDCQAVHRSLVAAPGAPEDPGQVLAGLRRWPAWMWGNTDVAAFARWLRRHNEQRPPGRRVGFFGLDVYSLWESLHAVLGHLREHDPDQVEPALEAYRCLEPYAEDPHSYALATRLVPEGCEPQVLSLLTELRRRAARTDATAGSFTEFAARQNAEILAGAEAYYRAVLDGGPESWNIRDHHMADTLDRLMAQHGPGAKAVVWAHNTHIGDARATDMADTGMVSIGQLVRERHMGQGVVLVGFGSFTGTVVAAHAWGDVPRTMEVPHARTGSLEDLLHDALPGARALFVFPHVQLQRPATTGSPAWFHQEHGHRAIGVVYRPSYEHVTNYVPTVLAQRYDAFCHLDRTRAVTPLHPMSAPTAEEQTWPVGV; encoded by the coding sequence GTGCCCGACACCCACCGGTCCCGCATCCGGGACGAAGCCGTGCCCCTGACCGGCCCCGACTCGCTCGACCCGCTCCTCGACCGCATCGGCGACGCCCACTACGTACTGCTCGGCGAGGCCTCTCACGGCACCGCCGACTACCACCAGGTCCGGGATCTGCTCACCCGCCGCCTGATCGAGGAGAAGGGCTTCTCGTTCGTGGCCGTGGAGGGCGACTGGCCCGACTGCCAGGCCGTGCACCGCTCGCTCGTCGCCGCGCCGGGCGCGCCCGAGGACCCCGGTCAGGTCCTGGCCGGCCTGCGGCGGTGGCCCGCGTGGATGTGGGGGAACACCGACGTCGCCGCGTTCGCCCGCTGGCTGCGCCGGCACAACGAGCAGCGGCCGCCCGGCCGGCGGGTCGGCTTCTTCGGCCTGGACGTCTACAGCCTCTGGGAATCGCTGCACGCCGTCCTCGGCCACCTCCGCGAGCACGACCCCGATCAAGTCGAGCCCGCCCTGGAGGCCTACCGCTGCCTCGAACCGTACGCCGAGGACCCGCACTCCTACGCCCTCGCCACCCGGCTCGTCCCCGAGGGCTGCGAGCCGCAGGTCCTGTCGCTGCTCACCGAACTGCGGCGGCGGGCGGCCCGGACGGACGCGACCGCCGGATCCTTCACGGAGTTCGCCGCCCGGCAGAACGCGGAGATCCTGGCCGGAGCCGAGGCCTACTACCGGGCCGTGCTCGACGGCGGACCCGAGTCCTGGAACATCCGCGACCACCACATGGCCGACACCCTGGACCGGCTCATGGCGCAGCACGGTCCCGGCGCCAAGGCCGTGGTGTGGGCGCACAACACCCACATCGGCGACGCCCGCGCCACTGACATGGCCGACACCGGCATGGTGAGCATCGGCCAGCTCGTCCGGGAACGCCACATGGGGCAGGGCGTGGTCCTGGTGGGCTTCGGCTCTTTCACGGGTACGGTCGTCGCCGCCCACGCGTGGGGCGACGTGCCGCGGACCATGGAGGTCCCGCACGCCCGCACCGGCAGCCTGGAGGATCTGCTCCACGACGCGCTGCCCGGTGCGCGGGCGCTGTTCGTCTTCCCGCACGTGCAGCTCCAGCGACCGGCCACCACCGGCAGCCCGGCCTGGTTCCACCAGGAGCACGGCCACCGTGCGATCGGCGTGGTGTACCGGCCGTCGTACGAGCATGTGACCAACTACGTGCCGACGGTCCTCGCCCAGCGTTACGACGCCTTCTGCCACCTCGACCGGACCCGGGCCGTCACCCCGCTGCACCCCATGTCCGCACCGACCGCCGAAGAACAGACCTGGCCGGTCGGCGTCTGA
- a CDS encoding universal stress protein gives METESHASASGGAENGEGRGTVLVGVDDTSYSWLAADWAAAEAQLRGCALRVVHAVGRSADTAYGETGVGLTEQVLRGATRVLDDARARLAADRPGLPIDVVLARDDPADALLAAAQDADMVVVGTRGRGGFAGLLLGSVSRKVAAHAGLPVVVVRGEAGTSTGDDVVVGVRDDRDEEAVRFALAEADPRGVGVRLIHAWTPLAHTGLAVPQVSDLEEERHAHGQLLSHAARPVAEYPKVPVDTELTVGSPAAALVEASAGAGMVVLPRHPVEGRLGLRLGTVVHAVLHHAECPVAVVPVG, from the coding sequence GTGGAGACCGAGTCTCACGCCAGTGCTTCTGGAGGAGCCGAGAACGGCGAGGGCCGTGGCACCGTGCTCGTCGGGGTCGACGACACGTCGTACTCCTGGCTCGCGGCGGACTGGGCGGCAGCCGAAGCGCAGCTGCGCGGCTGTGCCCTGAGGGTCGTCCATGCCGTCGGCCGCAGTGCGGATACCGCATACGGGGAGACGGGCGTGGGGCTCACCGAGCAGGTCCTCCGAGGGGCGACCCGTGTGCTGGACGACGCCCGGGCGCGGCTGGCGGCCGACCGTCCCGGTCTGCCGATCGATGTCGTCCTCGCACGCGACGATCCCGCCGACGCCCTCCTGGCCGCGGCGCAGGACGCCGACATGGTCGTGGTGGGAACCCGCGGTCGCGGCGGCTTCGCCGGGCTGCTGCTGGGCTCGGTGAGCCGGAAGGTGGCGGCCCATGCCGGCCTGCCGGTCGTGGTGGTGCGCGGGGAAGCCGGGACATCTACGGGCGACGACGTCGTGGTCGGCGTACGCGACGACCGGGACGAGGAGGCCGTACGGTTCGCCCTGGCCGAGGCGGATCCGCGTGGGGTCGGCGTCCGCCTGATCCACGCCTGGACGCCCCTCGCCCACACCGGCCTCGCGGTGCCGCAGGTCAGCGACCTGGAGGAGGAACGGCACGCGCATGGCCAACTGCTGAGCCACGCGGCCCGTCCGGTCGCCGAGTATCCGAAGGTGCCCGTCGACACCGAGCTGACCGTCGGCTCACCCGCCGCCGCCCTGGTGGAGGCCTCGGCCGGGGCCGGCATGGTGGTGCTCCCGCGCCATCCGGTCGAGGGCAGGCTCGGACTGCGGCTGGGCACCGTCGTGCACGCCGTACTGCACCACGCCGAATGCCCCGTCGCCGTCGTACCCGTGGGCTAG
- a CDS encoding sensor histidine kinase — protein MVITSRSPSRRQRRHTLAGELLRWQLAIVVIVLAAVAAVSLAQSKATFDRVEGRRVTALAEEMAGNPLVRTQLDRPAPAEMLAPLLQSTLNRSGVTSATVARTDGTIVASTNPTLLGTRLPVSGKDAAGGRGWSGELPVNGVTELVAQAPVLRAHGENAGEHLGTVMIGRASPSVWQRLVGASSYLLVYLGVASVLGVAGSWLLARRIKRQTFGMEPREIAGLAEHREAMLFGIAEGVVALDPHQRLTLVNEVGRQLLDLPDNCVGMSLVDLGIEGRLYDVLAGTAPEGEPGDLARRDEVVVRRGRVLVMNRMDVTKDGRRLGSVTTLRDRTELAQLERELGSFRSTTELLRAQAHEFSNQLHTISGLIQIGEHDEVVKYVRALRKHRESLDLTLTSRVRDRAIAALLMAKSALASERKVRLKISERTALEQLEPTDSADVATVLGNLVDNAVDAAAAGDPGHDAWVEVELRQDASSVEIVVRDSGPGVAPELAQEVFLHGFTTKAAQGGDRGIGLALTRLVCKRRGGEVSVANTQAGAMFTARMSVGRPADRATETVR, from the coding sequence GTGGTCATAACGTCACGGTCACCGTCCCGAAGACAGCGACGCCATACGCTCGCCGGTGAGCTGCTGAGATGGCAGCTCGCCATTGTCGTGATCGTGCTGGCCGCCGTCGCCGCGGTCTCGCTCGCGCAGTCCAAGGCGACCTTCGACCGCGTCGAGGGGCGCCGGGTCACCGCGCTCGCCGAGGAGATGGCGGGCAACCCGCTGGTGCGCACGCAGCTCGACCGGCCCGCCCCCGCCGAGATGCTCGCCCCGCTGCTCCAGTCCACGCTGAACAGGTCCGGGGTCACCTCCGCCACGGTCGCCCGGACCGACGGCACCATCGTGGCCTCCACCAACCCCACCCTCCTCGGCACGCGGCTGCCGGTCTCCGGCAAGGACGCCGCCGGGGGCCGCGGCTGGTCCGGTGAGCTGCCGGTGAACGGCGTCACCGAGCTGGTGGCCCAGGCCCCGGTGCTCCGGGCGCACGGCGAGAACGCCGGGGAGCACCTCGGCACGGTGATGATCGGGCGGGCCTCGCCCTCGGTCTGGCAGCGGCTGGTGGGCGCCTCGTCCTATCTGCTGGTCTACCTCGGCGTCGCCAGCGTCCTCGGAGTGGCCGGCTCCTGGCTGCTGGCCCGGCGGATCAAGCGGCAGACCTTCGGCATGGAGCCGCGCGAGATCGCCGGGCTCGCCGAACACCGGGAGGCGATGCTGTTCGGCATCGCCGAGGGCGTGGTGGCCCTCGATCCGCACCAGCGGCTGACGCTGGTCAACGAGGTCGGCCGCCAGTTGCTGGACCTGCCCGACAACTGCGTCGGCATGAGCCTGGTCGATCTGGGGATCGAGGGGCGGCTGTACGACGTCCTGGCGGGGACCGCGCCCGAGGGCGAGCCCGGCGATCTCGCACGGCGTGACGAGGTCGTCGTACGCCGCGGCCGGGTCCTGGTGATGAACCGGATGGACGTCACCAAGGACGGCCGCCGCCTCGGCTCGGTGACCACCCTGCGCGACCGCACCGAACTCGCCCAACTGGAACGGGAGTTGGGTTCCTTCCGCAGCACCACCGAGCTGCTGCGCGCCCAGGCCCACGAGTTCTCCAACCAGCTGCACACCATCTCCGGGCTCATCCAGATCGGCGAGCACGACGAGGTCGTGAAGTACGTCCGCGCCCTGCGCAAACACCGCGAGTCGCTCGACCTGACCCTCACCAGCCGGGTCCGCGACCGGGCGATCGCCGCGCTGCTCATGGCCAAGTCGGCGCTCGCGTCGGAACGCAAGGTACGGCTGAAGATCTCCGAGCGGACCGCTCTGGAGCAGCTGGAGCCGACCGACTCCGCGGACGTGGCGACCGTGCTCGGCAACCTCGTGGACAACGCGGTCGACGCGGCCGCGGCGGGCGATCCGGGCCACGACGCGTGGGTGGAGGTCGAACTGCGCCAGGACGCCTCCAGCGTGGAGATCGTCGTACGGGACTCGGGGCCGGGCGTGGCCCCCGAGCTGGCGCAGGAGGTGTTCCTGCACGGCTTCACCACCAAGGCCGCGCAGGGCGGCGACCGGGGGATCGGCCTGGCGCTCACGCGTCTGGTGTGCAAACGCCGGGGCGGTGAGGTGTCGGTGGCCAACACGCAGGCGGGCGCCATGTTCACCGCCCGGATGTCCGTCGGCCGACCGGCCGACCGAGCGACGGAGACAGTCCGATGA
- a CDS encoding universal stress protein, protein MTILVGYVPSPEGEAALRAAIGEARRREEKLLVVNTTRGDALVDPRFAQEPDLSHVREDLAALGVDFDIRQVLGARDAGEEIIDLAEQLDASLVVIGLRRRSAVGKLIMGSAAQQILLGVGCPVLAVKAEG, encoded by the coding sequence ATGACCATCCTGGTCGGCTACGTCCCCTCACCCGAGGGGGAGGCGGCCCTGCGCGCGGCGATCGGCGAGGCCCGCCGCCGTGAGGAGAAACTGCTGGTGGTGAACACCACCCGGGGCGACGCGCTCGTGGACCCGCGCTTCGCCCAGGAACCCGACCTGTCCCATGTCCGCGAGGATCTCGCGGCCCTGGGCGTCGACTTCGACATCCGCCAGGTCCTCGGCGCCCGCGACGCCGGGGAGGAGATCATCGACCTGGCGGAGCAACTGGACGCCTCGCTGGTGGTGATCGGCCTGCGCCGGCGCAGCGCGGTCGGCAAGCTGATCATGGGCTCGGCGGCCCAGCAGATCCTGCTGGGCGTGGGCTGCCCGGTGCTCGCCGTGAAGGCGGAGGGCTGA
- a CDS encoding tripartite tricarboxylate transporter TctB family protein → MEDSPPPRQGGDRAQYGVCAFLALLGTAVIVDALGIPHVTSGTDPVGPRAVPLILGALLVLIAVCYAVDVARGGRGEPEAGEDVDLSQGSDWRTVLLLIGVFLANALLIERLGWVISGALLFWGTAFALGNRHYIRNLLIAVTLSLTTFYAFAIGLGVNLPAGVLQGIL, encoded by the coding sequence GTGGAGGACTCCCCTCCGCCCCGTCAGGGCGGGGACCGCGCACAGTACGGCGTGTGCGCGTTCCTCGCCCTGCTGGGCACCGCCGTGATCGTGGACGCCCTGGGCATCCCGCATGTCACCAGCGGCACCGACCCGGTCGGGCCGCGCGCGGTGCCGCTGATCCTGGGCGCGCTGCTGGTGCTGATCGCGGTGTGCTACGCCGTCGACGTGGCCCGGGGCGGGCGCGGTGAGCCGGAGGCCGGCGAGGACGTCGATCTGTCCCAGGGCAGTGACTGGCGCACGGTGCTGCTGCTGATCGGCGTGTTCCTGGCGAACGCGCTGCTCATCGAGCGGCTCGGCTGGGTGATCAGCGGTGCCCTGCTGTTCTGGGGCACGGCATTCGCGCTCGGCAACCGCCACTACATCCGCAACCTCCTGATCGCGGTGACGCTGTCCCTGACGACGTTCTACGCGTTCGCGATCGGCCTCGGCGTGAACCTCCCCGCCGGTGTCCTGCAAGGAATCCTGTGA